A stretch of Toxoplasma gondii ME49 chromosome V, whole genome shotgun sequence DNA encodes these proteins:
- a CDS encoding hypothetical protein (encoded by transcript TGME49_220580) has product MSFSFGFLVNFRTRPTGQRETMKTGDEEEARPDSRRRRRQPYAEISVFSQECMKNGGKLEKRRRASKLNSAAANEVVSRRIPFSPLLGRRPADRRREGKKSSSSEIHFDFHQPLERENSTVSRLQALDHSRSLCSSPSDDFFSRMQRARGTASRRDRAIDLFRKRR; this is encoded by the coding sequence atgtctttttctttcggctTTTTAGTCAACTTCCGCACGCGTCCAACcggacaaagagagacgatgaaaaccggcgacgaggaagaggcacgaCCGGACTCAAGACGGCGCAGGAGGCAGCCATATGCAGAGATAAGCGTTTTTTCTCAAGAGTGCATGAAAAACGGTGGAaagctggagaaaaggagacgagcaAGTAAACTTAACTCTGCAGCAGCCAACGAAGTCGTGTCTCGCCGGattcccttctcgccgttgcTTGGGAGACGGCCTGCTGAccgcaggagagaagggaagaagtcttcctcctcagaaATTCATTTTGATTTTCATCAACCGCTAGAGAGAGAAAATTCAACAGTTTCCCGTCTACAGGCTCTGGACCATTCCCGATCTCTATGCTCTTCGCCCAGCGACGATTTtttttcgcgcatgcagagggccAGAGGTACAGCTTCGCGACGGGACAGGGCAATTGATCTTTTTCGGAAACGAAGGTGA
- a CDS encoding hypothetical protein (encoded by transcript TGME49_220585): protein MRTLGDPHDGISSLSGERSGEGGELNREDVTRTPALPSSKRKEGRNTNKSVNCKKRTILSSSISVSTSTSTTGRRRGASLSGRPSGGSSGHPLLASVSSSSLHAKEKGRQSGNPARVQKHSLSSSHSPSLPVQSASLRHTSSGSSESPRAVCSPVSTKTKEASCLRSSASCPVLPFPFLFSSPLRSPLYAPPAAAHLRPPPGAVESLSNPGGPAIRPYPSTSCSPRLAERGPSLFSPSCQKICTPHRWSLDTLDVSQRPGVVVLPPRSSLRLERAASTSFTIPEPPLYRPGSSMYRLGFTKTKFAFLPRYGFPSFRSLPRLLTVPAPASSVLSSDSPVLPVSSHRSSSVSRSCEGQPERQICEQAKGLLAAKSGLAQGAGDRGGENGDREGEERGRKGVETDGETRGGIAQKNEEKERDTGIQGRSEGAKGERVEEEGKRSGGQSLAEKQGPRRTTRDLNLKDEKGSSKSSSMPAGPRQRTEASSRWATASFGPPRLKKASSLPALRNTGDDRFHQSKEGRDAQKAETHLKEIRNLVSVFCRLMCSVSAGEYPHSAWSIGMNERRGREREERDRTEEKGQEGKAIKKREQVGCAEIEDNSWVKIEADEGGSGVRDKERQGKPERKREPEQDEEGTGNVQEDKERTWSSFLRYRQKDATASCYEARDKFNAGAFIDEGKKSMSQHSQTADVRPSSRIGWGREEDGTKREKDEAERDSRTISRVHLLPEHGACPHRGIREKKNQVYANLYRFPSSSFPSARSSCPSASPMSLWPCSSSCLSSWSSPQPTCQSLAELWKLQKATIRVLRSRTSSQDERGAKHLRSHSIEETEQKGRINVRDSDEEKVGVSHSAPWQSERDLVGCLRGEQSRETQSDISGSAPKVLQREKRQTERTRDVGGPVLEQAGRRASLCQTSKHRILSPQNRDAVYHFGNRNANLSPPKPESVSGPHAVCSVSDSSKFGGEMKTKTTTDPEERHSVCIDEFPYPRSECNSATRYVQAFRSFSTRLKRNKCASVGSTRNGEEPETRERRQPCLAVLRRNEKEREEEETHMEVRRGSRQKGNKFEGAKRNEPGENERRSVSELLWEEARKKHRQSLALARDRVAQQRAENARRRKEIATLLKGSELREEERITKVKAAFGDGLRAATSASMDEEKKTGQKGTAKGDRDHHETTKQLQATQNHRSMLVAREKKKRNESTKGPTPALVAIATVVEAILVSLRGVTTATRRAEKVTKQ from the coding sequence ATGAGGACCTTAGGGGACCCCCACGATGGTATTTCATCTCTCTCAGGTGAAAGGAGTGGGGAAGGCGGCGAATTAAACCGCGAGGATGTTACTCGAACTCCCGCCCTTCCTTCATCAAAACggaaagaaggcaggaaCACGAACAAGAGTGTCAACTGCAAAAAGCGAACGATTTTGTCCTCTAGCATTTCTGTTTCAACATCGACTTCTACCACGGGACGACGGAGGGGAGCCTCATTGTCGGGCCGTCCCAGTGGTGGGTCATCAGGTCATCCACTTTTggcatctgtctcttcctcttcgttgcATGCtaaggagaaaggaagacagtCAGGAAACCCGGCTCGAGTGCAGAAGCacagcctctcttcttctcactcgCCTTCCCTCCCCGTTCAGTCCGCATCCTTGCGCCACACCTCCAGTGGCTCTTCAGAGTCTCCACGCGCCGTTtgttctcctgtctccaccaaaacaaaggaggcgtcctgtctccgttcgtcGGCTTCATGTCCTGTCCTCcctttcccctttctcttctcttcgcccctccgttctcctctctaTGCTCCTCCCGCAGCTGCTCACCTGCGCCCCCCACCGGGTGCAGTGGAGTCACTTTCGAATCCGGGAGGCCCCGCTATTCGTCCGTACCCTTCAACGAGTTGCTCCCCTCGTTtggcagagagaggcccCTCGTTGTTTTCCCCATCTTGCCAGAAGATCTGTACGCCTCATCGCTGGAGTCTAGACACTCTAGACGTTAGCCAAAGACCGGGCGTGGTTGTTTTGCCGCCTCGCAGTTCTCTTCGACttgagagagcagcgagcaCATCTTTCACTATCCCCGAACCGCCGCTTTATCGTCCAGGCTCGTCCATGTATAGGTTAGGTTTCACAAAAACTAAATTCGCTTTCCTACCTCGATACGGGTTCCCCAGCTTCCGgagtctccctcgtctcctcacTGTGCCTGCCCCGGCTTCTTCGGTGCTTTCCTCTGATTCGCCTGTCCTGCCCGTGAGTTCGCATCGCTCCTCCTCGGTTTCCCGCAGTTGTGAAGGACAGCCTGAGAGACAAATTTGCGAACAAGCAAAAGGCCTCTTGGCGGCGAAGAGCGGATTGGCACAAGgggcaggagacaggggcggggagaacggagacagggagggagaggagagagggcgtaaaggagtggagacggacggagagacgagaggggGAATAGcccagaaaaacgaagaaaaagagcgtGACACAGGAATCCAAGggcgaagcgaaggagcgaagggagaacgtgtggaagaagaagggaagcgtTCTGGAGGACAAAGCCTCGCGGAGAAGCAAGGTCCAAGAAGAACGACGCGTGATTTAAACCtaaaagacgaaaaagggtCTTCAAAATCCTCTTCGATGCCTGCTGGCCCTAGACAAAGAACAGAAGCAAGCTCCAGGTGGGCGACAGCTTCTTTTGGTCCCCCTCGTCTGAAAAAGGCGTCGTCTTTACCGGCCTTGCGCAATACTGGAGACGATAGGTTCCACCAAAGCAAAGAGGGTAGAGACGCTCAGAAGGCTGAAACACATTTAAAGGAGATACGGAACCTCGTCTCCGTGTTCTGCCGGCTGAtgtgctctgtctctgccggcGAATATCCTCATAGTGCGTGGAGCATCGGGATGAATGAACGGAGgggtcgagaaagagaggaaagagacagaacagaagagaaggggcAAGAAGGGAAAGCTATCAAAAAACGCGAGCAGGTCGGCTGCGCAGAAATAGAGGACAACTCATGGGTGAAAATagaggcagacgagggcGGAAGCGGGGTGCgtgacaaagagagacaaggaaagcctgagagaaagagggaacctgaacaggacgaagaaggaacaggaaatgtccaggaagacaaagagcgaACTTGGAGCAGCTTCCTTCGCTATCGTCAGAAAGACGCCACGGCATCATGTTAtgaggcgagagacaaatTCAACGCCGGCGCTTTCATAGATGAAGGCAAAAAGTCAATGTCACAGCACAGTCAGACAGCAGACGTGCGTCCTTCGTCCCGCATCGGTTGGGGCCGTGAAGAAGATGGcacgaaaagagaaaaagacgaagcagagagagactctcgGACAATCTCTCGGGTCCATCTACTACCTGAGCACGGAGCATGCCCACACAGGGGcattcgagagaagaaaaatcaAGTCTATGCCAATCTATAtcgttttccctcttcttccttcccttctgctCGTTCTTCATgcccctctgcctctcccatGTCGCTATGGCCCTGTTCTTCTTCATGTCTGTCATCATGGTCGTCCCCGCAGCCCACGTGTCAATCACTGGCCGAACTCTGGAAGCTCCAGAAAGCGACTATTCGAGTCCTCAGAAGCAGAACGTCTTCTCAAGATGAGCGCGGCGCGAAACATCTACGGTCACATTCTATCGAGGAAACGGAGCAGAAGGGGAGGATAAACGTCAGAGATTCGGACGAGGAAAAGGTCGGTGTGTCGCATTCGGCCCCTTGGCAGAGTGAGAGAGACTTGGTCGGCTGTCTTAGAGGAGAACAGTCAAGGGAAACTCAAAGCGATATCTCAGGCTCTGCTCCCAAAGTgcttcagagagagaaacgccagacagaaagaacgcgagatGTGGGAGGACCGGTGCTGGAACAAGCTGGACGAAGGGCCAGTCTTTGCCAGACGAGCAAACATCGAATTTTGTCGCCTCAAAACAGGGACGCGGTGTACCACTttggaaacagaaacgccaACTTGTCACCTCCCAAGCCAGAAAGTGTCTCTGGCCCCCACGCGGTATGCAGTGTTTCTGATTCTTCAAAGTTTGGGGGAGAAATGAAGACAAAAACAACGACAGACCCGGAGGAGCGGCACTCTGTCTGCATTGATGAGTTTCCATACCCTAGATCTGAGTGCAATAGCGCGACACGGTATGTACAGGCATTTCGTTCGTTCAGCACACGTCTAAAGAGAAACAAATGTGCATCTGTGGGGAGCACTAGAAACGGCGAGGAAccggaaacaagagagagaaggcagccgTGTTTAGCAGTtctgaggagaaacgagaaagagcgagaggaggaagagacacataTGGAAGTGAGGAGGGGGAGTAGACAAAAGGGCAATAAATTCGAGGGAGCGAAGCGCAACGAACCTGGTGAAAATGAACGAAGAAGCGTTTCTGAACTTTTGTGGGAAGAAGCACGGAAGAAGCATCGACAGAGTCTCGCtctcgcgagagacagggtCGCTCAGCAGCGCGCGGAAAACgcacgacgaagaaaagaaattGCGACATTGCTGAAAGGTTCGGAACtgcgggaggaagaaagaataACAAAGGTGAAAGCGGCATTTGGAGACGGATTACGCGCGGCGACATCTGCAAGCAtggacgaagaaaagaaaacgggGCAAAAGGGGACAgcaaagggagacagggaccATCACGAGACAACGAAACAGCTGCAGGCGACACAGAACCACAGAAGCATGCTTGTagccagagaaaagaaaaaacgaaacgagAGTACGAAGGGGCCGACGCCAGCTCTGGTAGCGATAGCTACGGTCGTGGAAGCAATTCTAGTGAGTCTGAGGGGAGTGACAACAGCCacaagaagagcagagaaggtgACGAAGCAATAG